The Brevibacillus brevis genome contains a region encoding:
- a CDS encoding putative polysaccharide biosynthesis protein produces the protein MLKKSHFLAGALILAIAGILSKVIGMFYRIPLQEIVGDRGLGLYQEVYPLYLTFLILATAGVPVALSRVIAEALAEGKQGTIGQILARSMVMMGAIGLVLFALLYASSPLIAKLMGNPHLIEPIRAISMSLLFVPLIAVIRGFFYGHQKMLFVGLSQIVEQTLRVVFILVASLYLVSLGEDTDTVITGVNFGTMISTFLSLGFLALLMWLHNRKNSVFTGAEWGRLTWWYDRAFFVSMWRIAWPICVSALVIPIFSLTDSFLAINIFRYIWNVDGLTADTWFGIYSRGGPLLQMASLFGSSIALSIVPAIAEAIRQKDQERITTLTKLSLRFAWLIGLPAGLGLTAVAEGANLALYGDMEGTRAMAILGITAIPLSLLLATNGILQGIGKEKIPARHLLYGVIVKVLATLVFTSMFGMDGLSLSWLVATAFVCVLNMRVINRYVTIPINWRFDTIYPLLVANLVLILAWGATEAVDFLFRGREPVRILGAIETVAGVGVGLVVYLGLLILIPLIEDKELDWLPGGNKLRAFIQFIRKKQASSLKSKTNND, from the coding sequence ATGTTGAAAAAAAGTCATTTTCTCGCGGGAGCGTTGATCTTAGCCATAGCGGGGATTTTGTCAAAAGTTATCGGGATGTTCTATCGGATTCCGCTTCAGGAGATAGTGGGCGACAGAGGTCTCGGACTCTATCAGGAAGTATATCCTCTCTACCTGACCTTTCTCATATTGGCGACAGCAGGTGTGCCAGTAGCGTTGTCGAGGGTGATTGCAGAGGCATTGGCTGAAGGAAAACAAGGCACAATTGGACAAATTTTGGCCCGTAGCATGGTCATGATGGGCGCCATCGGACTTGTCTTGTTTGCGCTCCTGTACGCCAGCTCTCCACTCATCGCAAAGCTCATGGGGAATCCGCATTTGATTGAGCCGATTCGGGCGATTTCCATGTCGCTGCTGTTCGTTCCCTTGATTGCGGTTATTCGCGGCTTTTTCTACGGCCATCAAAAAATGCTGTTTGTCGGGCTCTCGCAAATTGTGGAGCAGACGTTGCGTGTCGTATTTATTTTGGTAGCTTCCCTGTATCTCGTGTCACTTGGCGAAGATACGGATACCGTAATTACCGGAGTCAACTTCGGTACGATGATTAGTACGTTTTTAAGCCTCGGGTTTCTAGCGTTGCTCATGTGGCTCCACAACCGGAAAAATTCCGTATTTACCGGAGCAGAGTGGGGGCGCCTTACTTGGTGGTATGATCGTGCCTTCTTCGTCTCGATGTGGCGAATTGCCTGGCCGATTTGTGTAAGCGCCTTGGTTATTCCGATTTTCAGCCTGACGGATTCCTTCCTGGCGATTAACATCTTCCGCTACATATGGAATGTGGACGGCTTGACGGCGGATACGTGGTTTGGCATTTACAGCAGGGGAGGACCCCTTCTGCAAATGGCGAGCTTGTTCGGATCGTCGATTGCCCTCTCGATCGTTCCTGCCATCGCGGAAGCAATCAGACAAAAGGATCAGGAACGGATTACGACCTTGACCAAGCTCTCATTACGTTTTGCTTGGCTAATCGGTCTACCTGCCGGTCTGGGACTGACAGCTGTAGCTGAAGGGGCGAATCTGGCGTTGTATGGTGATATGGAAGGTACGCGTGCAATGGCGATTTTAGGCATCACAGCGATTCCGCTTTCCTTGTTGCTTGCGACAAACGGTATTTTGCAAGGCATCGGCAAAGAAAAAATCCCTGCGCGTCATCTGCTGTATGGTGTCATTGTAAAAGTGCTGGCGACACTCGTGTTTACCTCGATGTTCGGTATGGACGGCTTGTCCCTGTCATGGCTGGTTGCTACTGCATTTGTCTGCGTGCTGAATATGCGCGTCATCAACCGTTACGTAACGATTCCGATAAATTGGCGCTTTGATACCATTTATCCGTTACTAGTGGCTAACCTCGTGCTGATTCTGGCTTGGGGAGCAACAGAGGCAGTTGATTTCCTGTTCAGGGGAAGAGAACCAGTGCGCATTTTGGGAGCGATAGAGACCGTCGCTGGAGTTGGTGTAGGACTCGTTGTTTACTTGGGACTGCTGATCCTCATTCCACTCATTGAGGATAAGGAGCTGGACTGGCTGCCAGGCGGAAACAAGCTGCGCGCCTTTATCCAATTCATTCGGAAGAAGCAGGCTTCCTCGTTAAAGTCGAAAACGAATAACGATTGA
- a CDS encoding phenylacetate--CoA ligase family protein has translation MPTTGFLIRHVQWPLMEALKGNRIRPYMKELQAAEHLSAEALNVQQREKLVKLLDHATQNVPAYTAFAPDWSKMREMPERFLQRIPVLTKTHFRQNADQYMSQGLQTKSLIANRTGGSTGEPTHFYLDRLTVERYEAARWLGLSWYGIRIGDPCVMIWGSPLELDAQQARRYRWKERWLKNRMMISAYELDERHLEANVRLIREFRPAYLYGYASALYTLATMMRRRGMTLGIPLKAVVSTAESLHEHQRQMIAQAFDAPVVNEYGARDGGIIAYQCKAGSMHAFSWNCYLEVVDPITHIPVHKGHPGALLVTDLHNTVMPRLRYQLGDVVALSDSACSCNLPFPLLASIDGREDDMFLSLNGQYVHGHYFNHIVRNMDSFRTFQLVQHEPERLSLRLVKEPERFLPADEAKLLAGIRAALGQVSIHVSYVETIPPASSGKTRYAIREFPLTSALPLE, from the coding sequence ATGCCCACAACCGGATTTTTGATCCGCCATGTACAGTGGCCGTTAATGGAGGCTTTGAAAGGAAATCGCATCCGTCCTTACATGAAAGAATTGCAAGCAGCCGAGCATCTCTCTGCTGAGGCGCTTAACGTGCAGCAGCGAGAAAAGCTGGTGAAGCTACTCGATCATGCGACACAAAACGTACCAGCCTATACTGCCTTCGCCCCAGATTGGAGCAAAATGCGCGAGATGCCTGAACGTTTTTTGCAGCGTATTCCTGTTCTGACCAAAACACACTTTCGGCAAAACGCTGATCAATATATGAGCCAAGGCCTACAAACCAAAAGCCTCATTGCAAATCGTACGGGAGGCTCCACAGGTGAACCTACCCATTTTTATCTCGATCGTCTAACTGTCGAGCGGTATGAAGCTGCTCGCTGGTTGGGGCTATCCTGGTACGGCATTCGCATAGGTGACCCATGTGTGATGATCTGGGGCTCTCCCCTCGAATTAGACGCCCAACAAGCTCGCCGCTACCGCTGGAAGGAACGCTGGTTGAAAAACCGCATGATGATTTCTGCCTATGAACTGGACGAAAGACATTTGGAAGCAAACGTGCGCCTCATTCGGGAATTCCGTCCAGCCTATTTATACGGGTACGCCTCCGCGCTTTATACGCTTGCCACGATGATGCGACGACGCGGCATGACACTCGGAATCCCGCTTAAAGCCGTAGTATCTACAGCGGAAAGCCTGCACGAACACCAGCGGCAAATGATTGCCCAGGCTTTTGATGCGCCTGTGGTGAATGAATACGGCGCCCGTGACGGCGGAATCATCGCCTATCAATGCAAGGCTGGGAGCATGCATGCCTTTTCCTGGAACTGTTATTTGGAGGTAGTCGATCCAATCACGCATATTCCCGTCCACAAAGGGCACCCAGGAGCACTGCTTGTCACAGACCTGCACAATACCGTCATGCCTCGCCTGCGCTACCAATTAGGAGATGTCGTCGCGCTTTCTGATTCAGCCTGCTCATGCAATCTCCCTTTTCCACTTCTTGCTTCGATCGACGGCAGAGAAGACGACATGTTCCTTTCATTAAACGGACAGTACGTGCACGGACATTATTTTAATCACATCGTGCGCAATATGGACAGCTTCCGGACATTCCAGCTCGTCCAGCATGAGCCGGAGCGACTGAGCCTTCGACTGGTGAAGGAGCCCGAACGTTTTTTGCCTGCCGATGAAGCCAAGCTTTTGGCAGGAATTCGCGCGGCATTAGGACAAGTGAGCATCCACGTTTCTTACGTGGAGACCATTCCCCCCGCAAGCTCGGGTAAGACTCGCTATGCAATCCGGGAATTCCCGCTTACGAGCGCCCTCCCGCTGGAGTAG
- the murJ gene encoding murein biosynthesis integral membrane protein MurJ: MSLLKIASMIVVLTLVGRLLGFFRSVYVSSLYGTGMEADAFNIAATIPLTLFLVIPGAVNAVLIPTMRGMMEKGERTTDLYQKMLTIILGIFVALSALGVVFSYELAAMFGLTGEKLELTASMLQWMWPSAVFIGLTGLWSSICNAHQHFFTPTLGTVVNGALVIVSMYVLVPMYGPIGLAIATTIGYLAALLPILPTLRGFGYQHRFSFAWREDASLKGMGERVIPILIGAVVAQATTFLERGFAEGLGTGVVSALANANQIMQLPLAIFVGAFTLPLFPLLASHVKRGEMTEMKQILQKGLAYLLILLLPVTVGLALYAEPIIRLAFERGAFDERSVALTAWALPFYGVGLFFLASRDLLTRAFYALENTKTPVIIGAIGIGVYALANWLLIPVLGHGGIALANAVSAISQALLLFVLLWRAVGSPVRANFLMTAGKTILGCGVMAGAILLVDPWLSVLPVWLYLPLGIIGAALLYLVVLILVREPLVSELMQKVRKRSTPAGGRS, translated from the coding sequence ATGAGTTTGTTAAAAATCGCTTCCATGATTGTCGTACTGACTCTCGTTGGAAGGCTTCTAGGCTTTTTTCGCAGTGTGTATGTATCCAGCTTGTACGGTACTGGCATGGAGGCTGATGCGTTTAATATCGCGGCGACGATTCCGCTGACGCTGTTCTTGGTCATACCGGGAGCGGTCAATGCTGTGCTGATTCCGACGATGCGCGGCATGATGGAAAAAGGAGAGCGGACGACTGATTTGTATCAGAAGATGCTCACGATCATTTTGGGTATATTCGTTGCTCTCTCTGCCTTAGGGGTTGTTTTTTCTTACGAGCTTGCTGCGATGTTTGGCCTGACAGGTGAGAAGCTGGAACTCACGGCAAGCATGCTGCAATGGATGTGGCCATCAGCTGTATTCATCGGGTTAACAGGGCTGTGGTCGAGTATTTGCAATGCTCACCAGCATTTCTTTACACCGACGCTTGGCACGGTAGTCAATGGGGCTTTGGTGATTGTCAGCATGTATGTGCTCGTTCCGATGTATGGTCCCATTGGATTGGCGATTGCTACGACAATCGGTTATTTGGCTGCACTGTTGCCGATTCTTCCGACTTTGCGCGGATTCGGCTATCAGCATCGCTTCTCCTTCGCCTGGCGTGAGGACGCTTCTCTCAAAGGCATGGGCGAGCGTGTCATTCCGATTTTGATTGGTGCAGTCGTTGCCCAGGCGACTACCTTTTTGGAGCGAGGCTTCGCGGAAGGACTCGGAACGGGTGTCGTTTCCGCTCTCGCCAATGCGAACCAGATCATGCAATTGCCTCTGGCGATTTTTGTCGGGGCGTTTACATTGCCGTTATTCCCACTGTTGGCTAGTCACGTCAAGCGGGGGGAAATGACGGAGATGAAGCAAATCTTGCAAAAGGGACTTGCCTATCTCCTCATTTTGCTGTTGCCTGTGACGGTTGGACTCGCGCTATACGCAGAGCCTATCATCCGACTAGCTTTTGAGCGCGGCGCGTTCGATGAGCGTTCTGTGGCTTTGACAGCGTGGGCGCTGCCGTTTTATGGCGTGGGACTTTTCTTTTTAGCTTCGAGAGACTTGCTGACTCGCGCCTTTTATGCACTGGAAAACACAAAGACACCCGTTATTATCGGGGCGATCGGGATCGGTGTGTATGCTCTTGCCAACTGGTTGCTCATTCCCGTGCTTGGTCATGGCGGAATTGCCCTGGCTAATGCAGTTTCGGCTATCAGTCAAGCGCTCCTGCTGTTTGTTCTGCTATGGAGGGCGGTAGGTAGTCCTGTACGAGCGAATTTCCTCATGACTGCCGGGAAAACCATTCTAGGCTGCGGAGTCATGGCCGGTGCTATTTTGCTCGTCGATCCATGGTTATCCGTATTGCCTGTCTGGTTGTACTTGCCGCTAGGAATTATCGGTGCAGCTCTTTTATATCTCGTGGTGCTCATTTTGGTTCGCGAGCCACTTGTGTCAGAGTTGATGCAAAAAGTACGCAAGCGGTCTACTCCAGCGGGAGGGCGCTCGTAA
- a CDS encoding O-antigen ligase family protein, translating into MRETVLKWGSQSTTWLYLLLAYPVIDYVLRQKLSIPVISSLWDEGLLIVLMLFTLGSFFQSNRTMPEIKHWLGAFFILGIAIMVSDMANWEATVEGFRSVYQYVIAFFMGFYLLKSMDDLDKFMKGLALVGFVTALYGVYQVVVGVKTPESWVQEGEAVTTRAFSFVTSPNVLGSYMALVTPIAAGLFMTATTLKQKLIWAIVALTTVLALLLTGSRGAWFALAFAVFVCFYIWNKRVAGYLVIAGIIGIVALFFVPDSVPLVGKVKDRIFTLFTPEYFESSSEGGRIGRWGKAYDNMRIEPLFGVGLGHHGGAVAARHFGTIYSDSYFFKSLAEYGLIGIILLIGTVITMFKYGAGLIRNLQGSPHFFAILGLLGGLIAVATHNLVENIFEVPFMALYFWLFGGFLCALFVDQTQNKRW; encoded by the coding sequence ATGAGAGAAACCGTGTTGAAGTGGGGAAGCCAATCAACTACGTGGTTGTATTTGCTGTTGGCCTATCCAGTAATTGATTACGTCTTGCGACAAAAACTATCGATTCCAGTCATTTCGTCACTATGGGATGAAGGGCTGCTCATCGTCCTGATGCTGTTCACCCTTGGTTCGTTTTTCCAATCGAACCGGACGATGCCTGAAATCAAACATTGGCTTGGAGCATTTTTTATCCTGGGTATTGCCATCATGGTGTCAGACATGGCGAACTGGGAGGCAACTGTGGAAGGATTCCGCTCGGTTTACCAGTACGTCATCGCCTTTTTCATGGGCTTCTATTTATTGAAGTCAATGGATGATTTGGACAAGTTTATGAAGGGACTTGCACTAGTTGGTTTCGTAACAGCACTATACGGAGTCTATCAGGTCGTTGTTGGAGTCAAAACGCCTGAATCATGGGTGCAGGAAGGGGAAGCAGTGACAACGCGTGCATTCTCCTTCGTAACGAGCCCGAACGTATTGGGCAGCTATATGGCGTTGGTTACACCGATTGCCGCTGGTCTATTCATGACAGCTACTACTCTAAAGCAAAAATTGATTTGGGCCATTGTTGCACTGACCACCGTGCTTGCTTTGCTCTTAACCGGGTCCCGCGGTGCCTGGTTCGCTCTTGCCTTTGCCGTGTTCGTTTGCTTCTACATATGGAACAAACGAGTAGCAGGATACTTGGTAATCGCAGGGATTATCGGGATTGTAGCCCTGTTCTTCGTTCCCGATTCTGTTCCACTTGTCGGAAAAGTTAAAGATCGCATTTTCACGCTGTTTACACCTGAATACTTCGAATCTAGCAGTGAAGGTGGACGCATCGGGCGCTGGGGAAAAGCATACGACAATATGCGTATCGAGCCATTGTTCGGTGTCGGACTCGGTCATCACGGCGGAGCAGTTGCCGCTCGCCATTTCGGTACCATTTATTCAGACAGCTACTTCTTTAAAAGTTTGGCGGAATACGGTCTGATCGGGATCATCCTGTTAATCGGAACTGTAATCACCATGTTCAAGTATGGCGCCGGACTTATCCGCAACCTCCAAGGCTCGCCGCACTTTTTTGCGATACTCGGCCTATTGGGCGGATTAATCGCGGTAGCAACGCATAACCTCGTGGAAAACATTTTCGAGGTGCCGTTCATGGCCCTCTATTTCTGGCTGTTTGGCGGCTTCCTCTGCGCATTATTCGTCGACCAGACACAAAACAAAAGGTGGTGA